In Drosophila subpulchrella strain 33 F10 #4 breed RU33 chromosome X, RU_Dsub_v1.1 Primary Assembly, whole genome shotgun sequence, the DNA window ctgttgctgttgctgttggtgttggtggatgtgctgatgctgctgcggTTCCGCTTCCGGTTCCGGCTGGGTCATTGCTATTAGGTAGAGCTGAGGTTGCTGCTGCAAATGAGATTGCGGCTGAGCATAGTAGAACTGAGTGGGCTGCTGGTAGTCCATGGGCGCGTAGTACTGCTGCGGCTCgtactgttgctgctgcagctgcaacTGCTGCTGGTGGCGACCCTTGTAGCTCTGGTAGACATCGTCGATGGGTGCATACTGCACGGGCGCCGGAGTTGGTGCCAGTTGGTGGGCATAGGTCACTTCCTGGTGGTACGTGGCCGGTTCTGGTGGCCCATATTGCTGCGGGGGATCcgcatgttgctgctggtgctgatgctggtgctggtgctgctgttgctggttcTGCTCTGCCTCCTGGAGCAAACTGAGGTACTGGGCCGCCCTGATCTCGAGATACTGCTGGAGAAGGGTCTGCAAGTGGGCGGCGTACTTGGCGGGACCGGGAATGCGCAACACAATGACCGGCTCCTGGTAGCCAGCAGAGGCATGCGAAGCACCCTCCGCCTCCTCCTGGGGCAGATCAATCTGCGGCTGCTCAGGGGCCGTGTGCTGGGGCTGGGTCTCGTAGCTCGTCTGGGGCTTCAGCTCGTAGGAGTACGAGGGCTCGATAGTCACGCTGGTCACCTGCTCGTGGTTGTGGCTGTGGTGATGCACCGCTGGCTGCTGCGGCTCCGCCTGCTCCGGCTCCGGCTCCTGCTCCTCCGGCAGTGGCTGGCGATGGGCAAAGCCCGTGGGGATATCGTGCTGTGAGTACGGATAGAACATGAACTTGGGTGGCGTGTAATCATAGCCAGGATGCGAGTAGCCGTATCTATAAAATAGGAAAGTCATGTAAAGTAAAGTAGTTGAATGGTGTTTGGTGGTATCTCACCCTAAGTCGCCCTCGATGGTCCGCTTGCTGTTCTTGCCACCGCTGCCCGTGGAATTGTCCCTCTCCACCTTGATCTTGATCTTGTCTCCGTGGAGCTTGAACTGCTTGTCCAGCTCCTTGATGAACTCCAGGTCATCAGCGGGCAGATTGGCAAATGTCTCGGCAACAGCTGGTGCTTTGGTGGGGTTTCTGGTGGCCGCAGACTTGGCAATCTTCACACGGGGCTTACTGGGCTTCAGAGTGGTTCCTCTGCTGGTGGAGATTGGCGCCGTGGTTGGCGTTTTGGTCGGCCGCTTCTTCAGGGTGGTGACCTTTTTGGGAAAGCCATTGCCTTTTGACCCACTCGCCTCTGACTGACTCAAACCGCTGGCCAGGCACAGGAAAGCACTAAGAGTGCcctggaaaataaaaaaaaaggcttgattgacttaaaattcaaattgaaaTGTTATTCACTTAAAAGGAAAGAAGTGGATAGTTCTTGGAACCGATTTAACACGCACTCTGGCACTTAATTTCCATATGGATTTACCATCAAGTTCATTGTTGCAATTTAACCAATGTTTTGTTTAGCTGTGAACCCAACTTGGATTGTGCAAAACGGCGGTTTTTGTTTCGGTTTGGGCTCAAGGTTTCTGGGCGAAGACAATGAAGGGCGACAAAAGGGGACTTGGAGACAAAGGCTGTGGGccatccaccatctaccatccaTCGTCTTGATTTCGCTCTCAATATCGATCGTTAAACCAAGTCAACGTACAACACATGCTGAGAAGAGGTTTCACATTTGGCATTTCATCAAGCGAACTGGTGTTGTAATTGAATCTCGTTGTTGCCGAGTTCGTGTCTTGAGTCTTTTGATTTCAGCGCTCGTTCGCAGTTCGCAGTTTGTGCCTTCAGTCATTTGATTCGTAGATGGTGACAGTTAGGCTAATGAATCGATTATCTGGGTGACTATTATGAGTTACGGTCGATAACTGCTGTTGATACACGCGAGTTATGGGTTATTAGTCCGAGAATATGTTAATCAAGCTAGTTCAGTGCGGGCATTCTCGATAGTTGCCTCTGCTGACCATAACTCTTAAATGTCAGATGTCACTATATGTAATGGCAAATGAGTGACCATTAAATTTGCAATAACATGGCCAAATCATCTGCCATTTTATGGACTACAGCCAAATGACTTGCACTGGGACGCAATTGAAGCCCGCGCCTCTCCCGGTTTTCCATGTCCAGCAATAAATTCGGCTATCTGGCTGGTAGTTAAGTTTTAATTGCAATTTGTCACTCCATTATCTAGCCAGCCAGTCGGTAGGTAGGTGAGTGTAAGTTGCAAGTGTGTGTTACCCGAAACTGGGACAGTGTGTCAAGTCATTTTAATAGTCGTTCGTTGTTGTCGTTATGTAGCAGTTGTTATTTAGCCGTTAAGCAGGAAGACTTTTTCGCTTTTTCGGCAGACTTGCCACAAAGCAGCTGCGAATTTTTGTCAAACGCTGGCCTGAGCTGTGGGAGCCAAAGAGCAGAAAGCAACGAGCTTTATATAAGATGCCAAAGCCGCCGAGCTCCCAAACagaaggagcagcagcaactcgTTAGATCTGTCTTTCGCATTGATTTATCTTTGCCAATTATTTGCtgtaataatttaatttaattgcatCGGAGCTCTGGAGTCACCTTTCACTTGCCTGGAAAAAAGAATCGAATCGAACCGAGTAGCTGATTTTGTGGGTGATTTTTTTGCGTGGCAGAGATGGGATTTCCATTGCCATTTCGAACATTGCAAATCACAAACTACTCACTACTaactaaaaactaaaagcAACAGCGACTCGGGGCAAACGATCGTCACGCAACGCGTGCAAATTAGTCGGACTCGGATTTTGCTCAGTTTTTGTGGTGTGGCGTCTTGGTTATTGTTTCGCTTTCGTTGTTGCATCatccccagcagcagcagcaacgtcAAAGCCAAGCCaacaataaaatgtaaattagACAACTACAGATTATCCTGCCAGTGGCTGAGAGGTCCCCCTTTCCCCTTCCGATGGTGTGTAATAACTTTATGTAACCACACGAGTGGCGACTGCAGAAAACGAGTTCTGTTTACGCCGCTCGAGATTTTCCAGCACTGGGAAAATACCACTGATGATATCTAAGaatctttttcaaaaaaaaccATACAATCTAGAAAACATTATGCTCCAAACGATATCTAATTGACGAATTTGTTGCTCTGTGCTTAAAATGGTgataaaacattaaaaattgtatcgATATTGTCCACACCTAAAactttttcaaataatttgcGTTTTTGATAGTTAATAAAAGCtagttttataataattgattaaaaataagGTTTGCCtaatagtatatatataacttttgttttgaattgattatcatttttaataattttttaaaattcaatagcaacaaacaaaattaaatttcataaaaagtcaataaaaatgtatttatttatgtttaaagAGAGCTAGGAGatcgttttttgtttaatatattgTAGTGtcaaatataaaagaaattcTTGTGTAAAGAATTTATATAGGTGAAACGAAAGGCAGAAAGTGTGATCATTGTCAAATCTTTTGAATgcatttaatatcaattaacgTCATCCTTTTTTCGCTCTGTGTGCGCATTTGCGTAAACGGATTTCTTGGGGCCACTTGACCAATCGTCTGGCATTCTACCGCGGAATTTTGCGTCCAATTAGTAGACGATTATCCCAACACAAACCAGCTCCCTCAGCGCGTTGATTGATGGACAAGATGACGACGGACATGGAAATGAATGGACATCGAAGTGCGGACACAGACTGGACAAGGGCAGTGTCAGAAGGGCAGCCGGTAGTCAGTATTTAGTGGCCAGTGGTCAGCCGAGCGAGCGAAAGGTCAAGATTGCGATAAATCATGTTGCGGGAGCTTGGAGTTCATTGCATCTTCGCCTGGTCGAGTTGGTTGAACTGAAACCACTTTCCAACCACCAACCACCAGCTGACCAAGCCGGCTTTGGTGCCACTGCACCACTTGAATGCAAATTAATTTGTCAGCCGCCGACTAGTTTTTACTCCGCACAAATTGCACAATTCGATTGGTGGGTGGGTCCGATTTCCGGGTTTTCTAAAGGAGATTGTATAATCTTACGCTTGGCGTTACTCTTACCAATATCAATGCTAATCTCATGGCGAATCCAGATAACAATGCGCTTTCGCAGCGACTTTTTCACACAATCCGATATtgattatatggatatgcacTTTTGAAAATTCTTGTCTTTGCGGCaccacaaataaaaaaaatgtgagATATATATCGGATACTATGGGTAACACGACCGGGTCCGTTGGTTTTCTATacggttttggttttggattCAGATTGGTATTCGGAGCGATGCTAGCGTTCAAAAGTCGCGCCTCTTACTGCGGATGGCGCGGCGATGCTCGCTGTTTTTATATCGCAACCACAGCAGAAACCACTTGGTCTTCGGGTTGCATCAAGCTGGAATATCGGCTCCGGAGTTGGAGTTGAAGTTGAATTTTTTAAGCTACAGCTAAAGCCAAAGGCGAAGGTGGATCGTGGATCGCTGTTCGTGGAACGGGAAAAGAAGAAGCCAAGCGTACCGAAGTTCAGCACCAATGACACCGCACGTCTCTCCATATATACCCATacatctgtatctgtatctgtatctgtatcgtTGAGTGACTGAAGGTGTAGGTTGCCTGGGATTGCCCCAACTGTAAACAAAGTGCTTTAGATACCTGGCAGATAAGTAGAAGAAAGGCACGGAAAAAGTGTTGCGGAATCGGCGAAATTAAGCTTACGGCGCAGGAATAGGCGGAGATTCAATAGTTAGTTTCCCAATTTATAATGTTTTCTGTAATAAAATAGGGTCTTCACTCATTTCCATTGTATTCAAATGTTAGCGCATCCAATAGAAATCCctgttttggccaaaaatgaTTATATTTTATTCCATCTAGACTTGGTGTTTATTAGTAGCATGcatgaaattatttaaaaaaactgtATACGATTTtagtttattattttcccCAGACAAGATAAATTTGTATACTCCTTTACATGTTTTATCAGGTATCAGTATATTTTCCTACATTAATCTATGGCAAAACGCATATGCATGTTATTATCGAAGCTTCATTCTGTACTTTTTCTGAATTGTTTCCCTTGGTATCCAGATATTTCTAAGGCCACATTTCCTATGCTGAGAATCATCACATGAACGACCTTGCCTCGCCATGGGAGAGCAACCTTTCACAAAGGGCCCAACTTATGTATACCTACCCACCCAAAGATCGGGGGAAGCCGAGAGACCTTTCCAATTTCTTTGGGGACAAAAGAGCGGCGCTTTTGTCTCCGCTTTTCCAGTTCAAGTTcaaagtcataaaaatattgtcGTAACTTTAGCTTGTGACAAAGGCATGGATGGACTTGACTTCACTAAGGTCCGATTCCGGGGCCTTTCATTTTGAGTGAATACGTTTTGGGttcattataataattttctGTATTTCAGAGCCCCACACAAAGCCACAAACCAAtcgaaacagaaacagaaattTGCATGAAAACAATTGCAGAGCATCCAGATGAGAAAAAAAATAGAGAGTGCCAGAGGTCCGCGTGTAGTGGCACTTTAATTGGCGCATTAAGTTGTCTTTGCTTGGGTTTGGCCTGGGATTTGGAGTTGGCTTTTGggtttgggattgggattgggattgagCCAGCGCCAAAGAAGAAATGGCATAACAAGAGTGGGGATTTGTTGTTTGGCTCGTCGCCGGTGGGATTTGGTAATCCGTTTTGTCAAAAGACACCAGACACGACACTAAGCGAAGCGAGATAACGATAAAAAGCCGCAGATAACTGAACACTGCTGTAAACTAAAAACTTAAAACTTCATTCGCAATCACATGGTTGCTCTGTCGAAAGTAGTTTCGTCCCTGCTCTTCGAATTTATACTGAAATACAAAGTCAAGACGGCAACTAAAAGTAGTCTAAAATAGGGCGAGAAAAGCTAActataatcattttttttaacggTGTACAGCTATTCCTGTTTGAATAAGCAGATTCAACTTATGGAGATGGACTAGCCCCATTCGCGGCATCAACAATTCGTACCACCTACGATTCGCCTTTCAGTTTGCTTTTTCTTCAGGCTCGCCTTGATGGACGTGCATCGATAAGCGAGAAAAGCAATTGAAATGTTGGTCAGCTCACAAGTTGGCCACTCTTTTGTGCTCCTCCTAACTCTTGGATCTCCGCACAAGTTCGATGCCGATTCCCATTTCGTTGCCAACAATGAATGACCGGAGCGAATCGAAGCCTCGGCTAAGCCAACATTGCACAATCGAGcgtccaaaaccaaaacctCAACCTTAGTTCATTGTTTAAAGGTGCAACAATGTCACTTAGTCAGCCGTCATAGAGCGgcatgattattattattatttatatttattgtgCTGACCCAGACAGATAAAGAGGCCTACCGTTCGGATCTCATATAAAGCAGAGATCGAGAAGGTTAACCGTGGGCTTCATCTTCCACAAAGGGCAAACCTTTCTGAATGACCCTTTGGAATGCAGACTTGCGATCAGGCCTAAGATGTATTTTGAATGGCACAAACTGGAGCTGGAGATTTGATTCCACAAGAAGGTCACTGGCCTTGCACTGAGCGAAAATTAGCAGTGGTATCGATTATAAAAGTGAAGATAATATATTAAAGGTgcttattacatttttttttattttatttttattaaaattttgtttttgtgtggAATTTTTCTTGGCTTTTGACCAAGAAATAAACCACCTTGTTCTTaccataaaaatattacaagtcTTTTTTATAAATCTCAAAGTCTTTTAGGTTTAATGAAATATCATTGAATTAGAAAAACTGTATAATTTTTGTTGGTCGAGCATTATTCATAAAAGATGAAAAGCTGAAGATGGGGATTGCTAGTTGCAGctgtttattttttctaaatgcTAATTTGATGCTTTTTTGTTCAGTGTGGTGCACGTCATCACCGGAATCAACTGCATTCAGGAAATACATTGCCATCACACCCTTAAAAACAGGGCAGGGCTGCTCgtcaccatcatcatcatcctcatcctcattTGCCGTCTGCATATTTAATGGGTGACAAACAATGCAGCAATTTTGTGCCACTGGCTGCTTCATTAACAGCCATGAGATggccgaaacgaaacgaaacggCAACGCAAACAACTGCCACAACTCGAAACTTGCAACTCGCAACTGCAGCATCTTCGCTTCCTACTTGCATAAATCTCCACCTGTCCGTCTTTCAGTCTTCTGTCTTCTGTCTGCTGGATTTCGAAGCCGCATCTCTGCACCCCGGCACACTGCCACACAAATCATAATTTTGTGGCCACTCAGAGTGGCATCGCACCGTAATTGTTTGTTATTGCGGGCTGTTTGCTGTATGCCCGCGATTACGTGAGCAAAGCATCGAGGGGAGAGTCCAAGTCCGattccgaatccgaatccgagtCCAAGGAATCGATGAAATCGCTGGAATCGGTGGCTCTGGGGCTCAACTGGCTCATTGACAAAGTCACATATTGCACATTTGATTCGATTGGCTTTGGCTTCGCTTTTGGCCCGCGATGGCCTAGCCTGGCTCTAAATGGGGAGCTGAAGATGCTGCATGGTACATGCCGCATTTGCTGTTATGTGATCGCCGATCGATCGGCTTTTGGGGCAGCGGGAACCAACTCCTTTTGGGAGTCGCAAGTCACGAGGCTCACCTCTTCGTTTTT includes these proteins:
- the LOC119557417 gene encoding putative mediator of RNA polymerase II transcription subunit 12, whose translation is MRLALILGTLSAFLCLASGLSQSEASGSKGNGFPKKVTTLKKRPTKTPTTAPISTSRGTTLKPSKPRVKIAKSAATRNPTKAPAVAETFANLPADDLEFIKELDKQFKLHGDKIKIKVERDNSTGSGGKNSKRTIEGDLGYGYSHPGYDYTPPKFMFYPYSQHDIPTGFAHRQPLPEEQEPEPEQAEPQQPAVHHHSHNHEQVTSVTIEPSYSYELKPQTSYETQPQHTAPEQPQIDLPQEEAEGASHASAGYQEPVIVLRIPGPAKYAAHLQTLLQQYLEIRAAQYLSLLQEAEQNQQQQHQHQHQHQQQHADPPQQYGPPEPATYHQEVTYAHQLAPTPAPVQYAPIDDVYQSYKGRHQQQLQLQQQQYEPQQYYAPMDYQQPTQFYYAQPQSHLQQQPQLYLIAMTQPEPEAEPQQHQHIHQHQQQQQQQHHHHQQQHQQPIYVPESDPPTAPGVPEQEPEPEHSLPITENNPRPTHTKVIFNPYPYQQQHEQHQQQQADDEEQHSEGERPFNYHAHSLKMRQGKRAAKPEPAAEDGASGSGSGDHRLQQIREYVREKLGAEMGSAVEYKTTQLLEG